From a region of the Bradyrhizobium diazoefficiens genome:
- a CDS encoding tRNA-uridine aminocarboxypropyltransferase has protein sequence MSNPPDAAAADPIPECPHCQKPMPLCICDSVTPIENRLSLLILQHPQEQDRALGTARLLARHFAGATVRVGLSWPSLSKALGRPVENAARWAVLYLGSARAADLEAEGEIVALSRKGEVAENQRAILGKLEGVVLLDGTWSQAKALWWRNPWMLKCQRVILNPAHPSRYGRLRREPRSDGLSTIEAAATILASLERRPDIADTLNASFERLLTRYREVQAEMPELAPKPAPKGRRDFRRRKRG, from the coding sequence ATGTCGAACCCGCCAGATGCGGCCGCTGCCGATCCGATCCCCGAGTGCCCGCATTGCCAGAAGCCGATGCCGCTGTGCATCTGCGACAGCGTTACGCCGATCGAAAATCGGCTGTCGCTCCTGATCCTCCAGCACCCGCAGGAGCAGGACAGGGCGCTCGGCACCGCGCGCCTGCTTGCCAGGCATTTCGCCGGTGCCACGGTGCGGGTCGGCCTGTCCTGGCCGAGCTTGTCCAAGGCGCTGGGACGACCGGTCGAGAATGCCGCGCGCTGGGCCGTGCTCTATCTCGGCTCGGCACGCGCCGCCGATCTCGAAGCGGAAGGCGAGATCGTCGCGCTGAGCCGCAAGGGCGAAGTCGCGGAGAACCAGCGTGCAATCCTCGGCAAGCTCGAAGGGGTCGTGCTGCTCGACGGCACCTGGAGCCAGGCCAAGGCACTGTGGTGGCGCAATCCCTGGATGCTCAAGTGCCAGCGCGTGATCCTCAACCCGGCACACCCCTCGCGCTATGGGCGCCTGCGCCGCGAGCCGCGCAGCGACGGGCTCTCGACCATCGAGGCTGCGGCCACGATTCTCGCCAGCCTCGAGCGGCGTCCTGACATCGCCGACACACTGAACGCGAGCTTTGAACGGCTGTTGACACGCTACCGCGAGGTCCAGGCCGAGATGCCCGAATTGGCGCCCAAACCCGCGCCGAAGGGCCGGCGCGACTTCCGGCGGCGCAAACGAGGCTGA
- a CDS encoding OB-fold-containig protein — protein sequence MSALLAHVMAPEVRPFAIAAAMIVIVGSIEAVSMLVGASLSEMLGTNIDFGHPSDNGVINAISWINVGGVPLLVFLLLLLGAFSITGFLIQDIARMVAGPLPATAASVGAVVVSVPLVRAASRAIARVIPKDESYAVGLGDLVGRIGEVVIGPLDQGPPGRVSVADVHGNRHFVWAVAAPASGPLPQGTMVLLVDRDGTRFVAVKAGDELKPSKPTLIN from the coding sequence ATGAGCGCTCTGCTCGCACACGTCATGGCGCCGGAGGTCAGGCCGTTCGCCATCGCGGCGGCCATGATCGTCATCGTCGGTTCGATCGAGGCGGTCTCGATGCTGGTGGGGGCCTCCTTGAGCGAGATGCTCGGCACCAACATCGATTTCGGTCATCCCAGCGACAATGGCGTGATCAACGCCATTTCCTGGATCAATGTTGGCGGCGTGCCGCTTCTGGTCTTCCTGCTGCTGCTGCTCGGCGCCTTCTCCATCACCGGCTTCCTGATCCAGGACATCGCGCGAATGGTTGCGGGTCCCTTGCCGGCGACGGCCGCTTCGGTCGGGGCCGTCGTGGTCTCGGTTCCGCTGGTCCGTGCCGCCAGCCGGGCCATCGCGCGGGTGATTCCGAAGGATGAAAGCTACGCCGTCGGCTTAGGGGATCTTGTCGGCCGCATCGGCGAGGTCGTCATCGGCCCGCTCGACCAGGGGCCGCCCGGCCGCGTCAGCGTCGCCGACGTTCATGGCAACCGCCACTTCGTCTGGGCGGTCGCGGCGCCGGCATCGGGGCCGCTGCCGCAGGGAACCATGGTCCTGCTGGTCGATCGCGATGGCACGCGCTTTGTCGCGGTCAAGGCCGGCGATGAACTCAAACCGTCGAAGCCTACTCTAATCAACTAG
- a CDS encoding efflux RND transporter permease subunit: MGVSEPFIRRPIATSLLGIALLIGGLLGYFALPVSALPQVDFPTVQVTTQLPGASPDVIASLITAPLERQLGQIPSLSAMNSTSSFGVSQISLQFDLNRDIDGATQDVQAAINAAAGVLPKTLPYPPTYAKVNPADAPVMTLALRSDTISLRAMSDIADTLLAQRLSQISGVGRVSVLGGLKPAVRIQADLARLAAYGIAMEDLRTAIANANVSGPKGSLDGAQQSYIIAANDQIAAADAYKPVIVAYRNGSPVTIADVAQIVDGLENDRTGGWYQGTPAVIIDIQRQPGANVIDVVSQIRAEIPKLQRAIPAGVNLTIVSDRTVTIRASVHDVQFTLILSVVLVTLVVLLFLRSLRATLIAGVALPLSLITSFGIMYFAGFSLDNLSLMALTIGTGFVVDDAIVMIENIVRHMENGDGAMEASLKGASEIGFTVISLTVSLIAVFIPLLFMSGLVGRMFREFALTLTIAVVTSAVVSLTLTPMMCSRLLKHAHAELAVPGLAAVSRFIDRTVEAYHRTLLWVLERQRATLVVTFATLVATLVLYVVAPKGFLPLQDTASITAVTEAGPDVSFAEMQKRQAQAADAIKADPDVVGVVSVIGAGSVNPTTNVGRLVMSLKPRGERRDDVGAVVVRLKERVAGIPGMTVYFQPVQDVQISTQSSRSQYQYTLTGTDATLVSEWARKLVAEMRHDPLFRDVSSEAQEGGLRAQLDVDRTRAGQLGVSLQGITDTLNDAFAQRQISTIYGQANQYRVVLEALPMYQRDPSILSKLYLPGAAGATAGAPKAQVPLSAVATLKRTTAPLAISHQAQFPSVSLSFNLAPGAALGDAVEAVKTIETRIGMPNSIVGVYAGDAAEFAKALAGQPWLLLAAVITIYIVLGVLYESYIHPITILSTLPSAGVGAILALVLCGQDLSVIGLIGIILLMGIVKKNAIMMIDFALEAERRQGMSPYEAIVQACLLRFRPIMMTTLAALFGALPLAIESGTGAELRFPLGISIIGGLLLSQLLTLYTTPVIYLALDRINRRLEQALPPAESGGPPVAGATEGMQ; this comes from the coding sequence ATGGGTGTCTCCGAACCCTTCATCCGACGGCCGATCGCGACCTCGCTGCTCGGCATTGCGCTGCTGATCGGCGGGCTGCTGGGCTATTTCGCGCTGCCGGTCTCGGCGCTGCCGCAGGTCGATTTCCCGACCGTGCAGGTGACGACGCAGCTTCCGGGCGCGAGCCCCGACGTGATCGCCTCGTTGATCACCGCGCCGCTGGAGCGGCAGCTCGGGCAGATCCCGTCGCTGTCCGCGATGAACTCAACGAGCTCGTTCGGCGTCAGCCAGATCTCGCTCCAGTTCGATCTCAACCGCGACATCGACGGCGCGACCCAGGACGTGCAGGCCGCGATCAACGCCGCGGCGGGCGTGCTGCCCAAGACGCTGCCGTATCCCCCGACCTACGCCAAAGTGAACCCGGCGGACGCACCGGTGATGACGCTGGCGCTGCGCTCCGACACCATCTCGCTGCGGGCGATGAGCGACATCGCCGACACGCTTCTGGCGCAACGTTTGAGCCAGATTTCCGGCGTCGGGCGTGTCTCGGTGCTCGGCGGGCTGAAACCGGCCGTGCGCATCCAGGCTGATCTGGCGCGGCTGGCCGCCTACGGCATCGCCATGGAGGATCTGCGCACCGCAATCGCCAATGCCAATGTCTCGGGGCCGAAAGGCTCGCTCGACGGCGCGCAACAATCCTACATCATCGCGGCCAACGACCAGATCGCCGCGGCGGACGCCTACAAGCCCGTCATCGTCGCCTACCGCAACGGTTCGCCGGTCACCATCGCCGACGTCGCGCAGATCGTCGATGGCCTGGAGAACGACCGCACTGGCGGCTGGTACCAGGGCACGCCGGCCGTCATCATCGACATCCAGCGCCAGCCCGGCGCCAACGTGATCGACGTCGTCAGCCAGATCCGCGCCGAGATTCCCAAGCTGCAGCGCGCGATCCCGGCTGGCGTGAACCTCACCATCGTCTCCGACCGCACCGTCACGATCCGCGCTTCCGTCCACGACGTGCAGTTCACGCTGATCCTGAGCGTCGTGCTGGTGACGCTGGTGGTGCTGCTGTTCCTGCGCTCGCTGCGGGCCACGCTGATCGCCGGCGTGGCGCTGCCGCTGTCGCTGATCACGAGCTTCGGCATCATGTATTTCGCCGGCTTCAGCCTCGACAATCTGTCGCTGATGGCGCTCACGATCGGGACCGGCTTCGTCGTCGACGATGCCATCGTCATGATCGAGAACATCGTGCGACACATGGAGAACGGCGATGGCGCGATGGAGGCCTCGCTCAAGGGCGCCAGCGAGATCGGCTTCACCGTGATCTCGCTGACGGTCTCGCTGATCGCGGTCTTCATCCCGCTGCTGTTCATGTCGGGTCTCGTCGGGCGCATGTTCCGCGAGTTCGCGCTGACCCTGACGATCGCCGTCGTCACCTCGGCGGTGGTCTCGCTGACGCTGACGCCGATGATGTGCTCACGGCTGCTCAAACACGCCCACGCGGAGCTGGCGGTGCCGGGATTGGCGGCCGTCAGCCGCTTCATCGACCGTACCGTCGAGGCCTATCACAGAACGCTGTTGTGGGTGCTGGAACGCCAGCGCGCCACGCTGGTCGTGACCTTCGCCACGCTGGTTGCGACACTGGTCCTCTATGTCGTCGCGCCAAAAGGCTTCCTGCCGCTGCAGGACACCGCCTCGATCACAGCGGTGACCGAGGCCGGGCCCGACGTGTCGTTCGCGGAGATGCAGAAGCGGCAGGCCCAGGCTGCCGACGCCATCAAGGCCGATCCCGATGTGGTCGGCGTGGTCTCGGTGATCGGTGCGGGCTCGGTCAACCCGACCACCAATGTCGGCCGTCTCGTCATGAGCCTGAAGCCGCGCGGCGAACGGCGTGACGATGTCGGCGCGGTCGTGGTCCGGCTGAAGGAGCGGGTGGCCGGCATCCCCGGCATGACCGTCTATTTCCAGCCCGTGCAGGACGTGCAGATCTCGACCCAGTCGAGCCGCTCGCAATACCAGTACACGCTGACCGGCACCGATGCGACGCTGGTGTCCGAATGGGCGCGCAAGCTGGTTGCGGAGATGCGGCACGATCCCCTGTTCCGCGACGTCTCCTCGGAGGCGCAGGAGGGCGGCCTGCGGGCGCAGCTCGACGTGGACCGCACCCGCGCCGGCCAACTCGGCGTCAGCCTGCAAGGCATCACCGACACGCTGAACGACGCCTTCGCCCAGCGCCAGATCTCGACGATCTACGGTCAGGCCAACCAGTACCGCGTCGTGCTGGAGGCGCTGCCGATGTACCAGCGCGATCCCTCGATCCTGTCGAAGCTCTATCTGCCGGGCGCTGCGGGCGCCACCGCCGGCGCGCCCAAAGCCCAGGTGCCGCTGTCCGCCGTGGCGACGCTGAAGCGCACCACCGCGCCGCTCGCGATCTCGCACCAGGCGCAGTTTCCCTCCGTGTCGCTGAGCTTCAACCTTGCGCCGGGTGCCGCGCTCGGCGACGCGGTCGAGGCCGTGAAGACGATCGAGACCCGGATCGGCATGCCAAACAGCATCGTCGGCGTCTATGCCGGCGATGCTGCCGAATTCGCCAAGGCGCTCGCGGGCCAGCCCTGGTTGCTGCTCGCCGCCGTGATCACCATCTACATCGTGCTCGGCGTGCTCTACGAGAGCTACATCCACCCGATCACGATCCTGTCGACGCTGCCTTCCGCCGGCGTCGGCGCCATCCTGGCGCTGGTGCTGTGCGGGCAGGACCTTTCGGTCATCGGCCTGATCGGCATCATCCTGCTCATGGGCATCGTCAAGAAGAACGCGATCATGATGATCGACTTCGCGCTCGAGGCCGAGCGCAGGCAGGGTATGTCGCCGTACGAGGCGATCGTGCAGGCCTGTCTCTTGCGCTTCCGCCCGATCATGATGACGACGCTGGCGGCGCTGTTCGGCGCGCTGCCGCTCGCGATCGAGAGCGGCACCGGAGCCGAGCTGCGTTTCCCGCTCGGCATCTCCATCATCGGCGGTCTGCTGCTCAGCCAGCTGCTGACGCTGTACACGACGCCCGTGATCTACCTCGCACTCGACCGCATCAACCGCCGCCTCGAGCAGGCGCTGCCGCCGGCCGAATCCGGCGGCCCGCCGGTCGCGGGCGCGACCGAGGGGATGCAGTGA
- a CDS encoding flotillin domain-containing protein gives MFDIAVPAMIGVALIVVLGIVFTILYKRATRDEAFVRTGLGGKKVVLDGGAMILPIFHSYASVNLKTLRLTVERKERESLITKDRLRVDIVAEFYVRVRPDEESIALASQTLGALTNDAEALRNQVEAKFVDGLRSVAATMSILELQEKRSDFVKHVQSTVESDVKSNGLELESVSLTKLDQTDVKFFNPENFFDAEGLTQLKTVTETRRRDRNAIVRDNEVAIAQKDLEARQQTLTIERTKKEAELSQERDIANKTASTRAEVATATQTARLTEENARIDTDRAVAEKEAGAKQVKETAVIESDLAINKRKTDAQREIQIATQENEIQIAAKSKQTSEAVAEAKTAEAIAVSAEEKVVTARAVEVADRARLTQVLAARTEAERKSTEVIVAAEAEKKASLDRAEAVTTLATAEAESNKIKAAGVRNIGEAEAAVITMKNEARNKLGSNVIDFEIAKKRIEIMPSALAEMVKPIANLKDVRILHTGGAFGGNGAGGGNVGFGEGLAGELLKVHALRPMIDEILRQGGFAPGEDPVKALVGAVTGKGNGAVAGTSPAVALEKTEAAE, from the coding sequence ATGTTCGACATCGCTGTCCCGGCCATGATCGGCGTCGCGCTGATCGTCGTCCTCGGGATCGTCTTCACTATCCTTTACAAGCGCGCCACGCGCGACGAAGCCTTCGTGCGCACCGGGCTGGGTGGCAAGAAGGTCGTGCTCGACGGCGGCGCCATGATCCTGCCGATCTTCCACTCCTATGCCAGCGTCAATCTGAAGACGCTGCGGCTCACCGTGGAGCGCAAGGAGCGGGAATCCCTCATCACCAAGGACCGCTTGCGCGTCGACATCGTCGCCGAGTTCTACGTGCGCGTCCGGCCGGACGAGGAGAGCATCGCGCTCGCGAGCCAGACACTGGGCGCGCTGACCAACGATGCGGAGGCACTGCGCAACCAGGTCGAGGCGAAATTCGTCGACGGTCTGCGCTCGGTGGCCGCGACCATGAGCATCCTGGAGCTTCAGGAGAAGCGTTCGGACTTCGTCAAGCATGTGCAGTCCACCGTCGAGTCCGATGTGAAATCGAACGGACTCGAGCTTGAATCGGTGTCGCTGACCAAGCTGGACCAGACCGACGTCAAGTTCTTCAACCCGGAGAACTTCTTCGACGCCGAGGGCCTGACCCAATTGAAGACGGTCACCGAGACCCGGCGGCGCGACCGCAACGCCATCGTGCGCGACAACGAGGTGGCGATTGCCCAGAAGGATCTCGAGGCGCGCCAGCAGACCCTGACTATCGAACGTACCAAGAAGGAAGCCGAGCTGTCGCAGGAACGCGACATCGCCAACAAGACCGCGAGCACGAGAGCCGAGGTCGCGACCGCCACGCAGACCGCGCGCCTCACTGAGGAGAATGCCCGCATCGATACCGACCGGGCCGTTGCCGAGAAGGAGGCCGGCGCCAAGCAGGTCAAGGAAACCGCTGTGATCGAGTCGGACCTGGCGATCAACAAGCGCAAGACCGATGCCCAGCGCGAGATCCAGATCGCGACGCAGGAGAACGAGATCCAGATCGCCGCCAAGAGCAAGCAGACCTCGGAAGCCGTCGCCGAGGCCAAGACCGCCGAGGCGATCGCCGTCTCCGCGGAGGAAAAGGTGGTGACCGCGCGCGCGGTCGAGGTCGCCGATCGTGCCCGTCTGACCCAGGTGCTCGCTGCGCGGACCGAGGCCGAGCGCAAGTCGACCGAGGTGATCGTGGCTGCCGAAGCCGAGAAGAAGGCGTCGCTCGACCGCGCCGAGGCCGTCACGACGCTGGCTACCGCCGAAGCCGAGTCCAACAAGATCAAGGCAGCTGGCGTCAGGAACATCGGCGAGGCCGAAGCCGCCGTCATCACCATGAAGAACGAGGCCCGGAACAAGCTCGGCAGCAACGTCATCGATTTCGAGATCGCCAAGAAGCGGATCGAGATCATGCCGTCGGCACTGGCCGAGATGGTCAAGCCCATCGCCAACCTCAAGGACGTCCGTATCCTGCACACCGGCGGCGCATTCGGCGGCAATGGTGCCGGCGGAGGCAATGTCGGCTTCGGCGAAGGACTCGCCGGCGAGCTCTTGAAGGTGCACGCGCTGCGCCCGATGATCGACGAGATTCTGCGCCAGGGCGGCTTTGCGCCCGGCGAGGATCCCGTGAAGGCGCTGGTCGGCGCCGTGACCGGGAAGGGCAACGGCGCGGTCGCGGGCACATCCCCGGCCGTCGCCCTCGAAAAAACCGAGGCCGCCGAGTAG
- a CDS encoding PspA/IM30 family protein has protein sequence MLSMSQSPRNAPSALRYRLAPDPAAKAALEATFRAYDRMMEILDEVARSHNVGSNVVLLHAHAYDPIRKATALPSRLVTLGLRDRTEYRAAQGRRLPLDDKLAKIKGPATISIATVQGRFSVPFDYAGYAEGWGQSVPARLVRTEDGFEVHYGVTPNSLPEEENAMDTIAAAPENFLSRVGRLIAGIAYDAIEQAEGKNKLGVVGQAIREIERAESEARDALAAARAEEYRLNARRTEIEREMADLAPKIEGAITDGRDDLARAGIARQMDLEAQFEVLSRAIDENDEKIEQCVTSLRAVLSALQDAEQRRADLEKSEAAANHQASTSPRKPGGASAAAKALRAGRAVARATGVPPGIPYSSDIDELSTLHRDKEIAARLARLKSRS, from the coding sequence GTGCTTTCCATGAGCCAATCGCCCCGAAACGCGCCGTCCGCGCTGCGTTACAGGCTCGCCCCTGATCCGGCCGCCAAGGCCGCACTGGAGGCGACGTTTAGGGCTTATGACCGCATGATGGAGATCCTCGATGAGGTCGCACGGAGCCACAATGTCGGCTCCAATGTCGTGCTGCTGCATGCCCACGCCTATGATCCGATCCGGAAAGCAACCGCGCTGCCGTCACGCCTGGTGACGCTGGGCCTGCGTGACCGCACCGAATATCGCGCGGCGCAGGGCCGCCGCCTGCCGCTGGATGACAAGCTCGCCAAGATCAAGGGCCCGGCCACCATTTCGATTGCGACCGTGCAAGGGCGTTTCAGCGTGCCCTTCGACTATGCCGGCTATGCCGAGGGCTGGGGGCAAAGCGTGCCCGCGCGCCTGGTTCGCACCGAGGACGGTTTCGAAGTCCACTACGGCGTCACGCCGAACAGTCTGCCAGAGGAGGAGAACGCCATGGATACCATCGCTGCCGCTCCCGAGAATTTCCTGTCCCGGGTCGGGCGCCTGATCGCCGGGATTGCCTATGACGCGATCGAGCAGGCGGAAGGCAAGAACAAGCTTGGGGTCGTCGGACAGGCCATCCGCGAGATCGAGCGTGCCGAGAGCGAAGCGCGCGATGCGCTCGCCGCTGCGCGTGCCGAGGAATATCGCCTCAACGCCCGCCGCACCGAGATCGAGCGCGAGATGGCCGATCTCGCGCCCAAGATCGAGGGCGCGATCACGGACGGGCGCGACGACCTCGCCCGCGCCGGCATCGCGCGGCAGATGGATCTGGAGGCGCAGTTCGAGGTGCTCTCCCGCGCCATCGACGAGAACGACGAGAAGATCGAACAATGCGTCACCTCGCTGCGCGCCGTGCTCTCGGCGCTCCAGGATGCCGAGCAGCGTCGCGCCGATCTGGAAAAGAGCGAGGCGGCTGCAAACCATCAGGCCTCGACGTCACCCCGCAAGCCGGGCGGCGCGTCTGCGGCGGCGAAAGCGCTGCGGGCGGGCAGAGCCGTGGCGCGGGCCACCGGCGTGCCGCCGGGCATCCCGTATTCGAGCGACATCGACGAGCTCAGCACGTTGCATCGCGACAAGGAAATTGCGGCGAGGCTGGCGCGGCTCAAGTCGCGCTCCTGA
- a CDS encoding efflux RND transporter permease subunit, with product MASISEPFIRRPVATTLLSIGLFLLGVVAYEFLPVASVPNVDFPAIFVSASRPGADPSVMAATVASPLERRLGEIAGINQITSTSTLGTTSIQLQFDIGRSIDKAARDVQAAINAAMIDLPSDLPALPRFRKANTAGAPVFVLALTSKTLAASAIYDVADTVLAQRISQVPGVGNVTISGADQPAVRVQLNPVALSNAGIATDDVRTAIINANPLGPVGIFNGERQSETLALNRQMRTAKEFRDIVIKSSSGNFLRLSDVADIEDSVRNARSIAWFNKQPAVLIQITKQGDANVIDTVDRVKALIPELRQWIPAGVEVSTLVDRTSTIRASVLDMQWTLLATAILVMIVVFLFLRRLTPTIAAGISVPLALAGTCAGMWIAGFSIDNLSLMALAISVGFVVDDAIVMIENMYRNLEHGMRPFRAAQEGAKQIGFTVVSISLSLVAAFTPLIFMDGIVGRLLREFSLTLTFAILVSTLVSLTVTPMICAHYVRQPASATATLFDRIVEGSLSRIVAFYSRTLRTVLEFPLATLLVFFAIIGLTVTLYIKVPKGYFPTDDSGFVIGATRASADISFQSMLGLQQRLADIVMLDPAVAGIGSTVGAGGGPGGATSNRGIMYISLKPPEQRDHVSTQVVIDRLRKALFPVPGIRLFMFAAQDVRAGGRQSDSNYQYTLSSTDLDLLQKWAPIVAKRMETVEGITDVSSNRDPGGLQLTLNIDRQKASALGVKVQDINNALNNAFSQRQISIIYTQRNQYMIVLEIDPKFQVDPANLDRIYVAGAGDAQVPLSAVVHATRGLAALAVYHSQSFPSTTVSFNLLPDVQLQAATQNIQRAVEELHMPEGIRGSFDGNAGDFARTSGRQPLLILGALVAMYIVLGVLYESLAHPLTIISTLPSAGLGALLALQLTNTPLTVIAFIGIILLIGIVKKNGIMMVDFALDAERQRGLSSAEAIFEACQARFRPILMTTMAALFAGIPLVVATGPGTELRRPLGITIIGGLFVSQILTLYTTPVIYLLIDRLRRRSEPRPLALPAE from the coding sequence ATGGCATCGATCTCGGAGCCCTTCATCCGCCGCCCGGTCGCGACCACGCTGCTGTCGATCGGGTTGTTCCTGCTGGGTGTGGTCGCCTACGAGTTTCTTCCCGTCGCCTCGGTCCCGAACGTCGACTTCCCCGCCATCTTCGTCTCGGCCAGCCGGCCCGGTGCCGACCCGTCCGTGATGGCGGCGACGGTGGCTTCTCCATTGGAGCGGCGGCTCGGCGAGATCGCCGGCATCAACCAGATCACCTCGACCTCGACGCTCGGCACGACCAGCATCCAGCTCCAGTTCGACATCGGCCGCAGCATCGACAAGGCCGCGCGCGACGTCCAGGCGGCGATCAACGCCGCGATGATCGACCTTCCGAGCGACCTGCCGGCGCTGCCGCGCTTCCGCAAGGCCAATACCGCCGGCGCGCCCGTCTTCGTGCTGGCACTGACCTCGAAGACCCTTGCTGCCAGCGCGATCTACGACGTCGCCGACACCGTGCTGGCGCAGCGCATCTCGCAGGTTCCGGGCGTCGGCAACGTGACCATCAGCGGCGCCGACCAACCGGCGGTGCGCGTGCAGCTCAATCCGGTGGCACTCTCGAACGCAGGCATTGCCACTGACGACGTCCGTACCGCGATCATCAACGCCAATCCGCTCGGCCCCGTCGGCATCTTCAACGGCGAGCGCCAGAGCGAGACGCTGGCGCTCAACCGGCAGATGCGCACCGCCAAGGAATTCCGCGACATCGTCATCAAGAGCTCGAGCGGCAATTTCTTGCGCCTGTCTGACGTCGCCGACATCGAGGATTCCGTCCGCAACGCCCGTTCCATCGCCTGGTTCAACAAGCAGCCGGCCGTGCTGATCCAGATCACCAAGCAGGGCGACGCCAACGTCATCGACACCGTCGACAGGGTGAAGGCGCTGATCCCGGAGCTCAGGCAATGGATTCCGGCCGGCGTGGAGGTGTCCACCCTGGTCGACCGCACCAGCACGATTCGCGCCAGCGTGCTCGACATGCAATGGACGCTGCTGGCGACCGCGATCCTGGTGATGATCGTGGTGTTCCTGTTCCTGCGGAGGCTGACGCCGACGATCGCGGCCGGCATCTCGGTGCCGCTGGCGCTGGCCGGCACCTGCGCGGGCATGTGGATCGCGGGCTTCTCGATCGACAATCTGTCGCTGATGGCGCTCGCGATCTCCGTCGGCTTCGTGGTCGACGACGCCATCGTCATGATCGAGAACATGTATCGCAATCTCGAGCACGGCATGCGGCCGTTCCGGGCCGCGCAGGAGGGCGCGAAGCAGATCGGCTTCACGGTGGTCTCGATCAGCCTGTCGCTGGTCGCGGCGTTCACGCCGCTGATCTTCATGGACGGCATCGTCGGCCGCCTGCTGCGCGAATTCTCGCTGACGCTGACCTTCGCCATCCTGGTCTCGACGCTGGTGTCGCTCACGGTGACGCCGATGATCTGCGCCCATTACGTCCGGCAGCCCGCGTCCGCCACCGCGACCCTGTTCGACCGCATCGTCGAGGGCTCGCTGTCGCGCATCGTCGCCTTCTACAGCCGAACCTTGCGCACCGTGCTGGAATTCCCGCTGGCGACGCTGCTGGTGTTCTTCGCCATCATCGGCCTCACCGTGACGCTCTACATCAAGGTCCCCAAGGGCTATTTTCCGACCGACGATTCCGGCTTCGTGATCGGGGCGACGCGGGCCTCGGCCGACATCTCGTTCCAGTCGATGCTCGGTCTCCAGCAGCGGCTTGCCGACATCGTGATGCTGGACCCGGCGGTCGCCGGGATCGGCTCGACCGTCGGCGCCGGCGGCGGGCCGGGAGGAGCGACTTCGAACCGCGGCATCATGTACATCAGCCTCAAGCCGCCCGAGCAACGAGATCACGTCTCGACGCAGGTCGTGATTGACCGGCTGCGGAAGGCACTGTTTCCCGTGCCCGGCATCCGCCTCTTCATGTTCGCCGCCCAGGACGTCCGGGCCGGCGGCCGGCAGAGCGATTCCAATTACCAGTATACGCTCTCAAGCACCGACCTCGACTTGCTCCAGAAGTGGGCGCCGATCGTGGCCAAGCGCATGGAGACGGTCGAGGGTATCACCGATGTCTCGAGCAACCGCGATCCCGGCGGACTTCAACTCACATTGAACATCGACCGCCAGAAGGCCTCGGCGCTCGGCGTCAAGGTCCAGGACATCAACAACGCGCTGAACAACGCGTTCTCGCAGCGGCAAATCTCGATCATCTACACCCAGCGCAACCAGTACATGATCGTGCTGGAGATCGATCCGAAATTCCAGGTCGATCCCGCCAACCTCGATCGCATCTACGTGGCGGGTGCCGGCGACGCGCAAGTGCCGCTGTCGGCCGTTGTGCACGCAACGCGAGGTCTTGCCGCGCTCGCGGTCTACCACTCGCAGTCGTTCCCCTCGACCACGGTGTCGTTCAACCTGCTGCCGGACGTGCAGCTTCAGGCGGCGACGCAGAACATCCAGCGGGCGGTCGAGGAGCTGCACATGCCCGAGGGTATCCGCGGCAGTTTCGACGGCAATGCCGGCGACTTCGCCAGGACCAGCGGCCGGCAGCCGCTTCTGATCCTCGGCGCTCTGGTGGCGATGTATATCGTGCTCGGAGTGCTCTATGAGAGCCTCGCCCATCCGCTCACGATCATCTCGACGCTGCCCTCGGCCGGGCTCGGCGCGCTGCTCGCCTTGCAGCTGACCAACACGCCGCTGACGGTGATCGCATTCATCGGCATCATCCTCTTGATCGGCATCGTCAAGAAGAACGGCATCATGATGGTGGATTTCGCGCTCGACGCCGAACGCCAGCGCGGCCTGTCCTCGGCGGAGGCGATCTTCGAAGCCTGCCAGGCGCGCTTCCGCCCGATCCTGATGACGACAATGGCGGCGCTGTTCGCCGGCATTCCGCTCGTGGTCGCGACCGGCCCCGGCACGGAGCTGCGCCGTCCGCTCGGCATCACCATCATCGGCGGCCTGTTCGTTTCGCAGATCCTGACGCTCTACACCACGCCGGTGATCTACCTCTTGATCGATCGCCTGCGGCGGCGGTCCGAGCCGCGTCCGCTGGCGCTGCCGGCGGAATAG